Part of the Flavobacterium alkalisoli genome is shown below.
AGGATGGTCATAAAAACCTTCTACCGGTTTATGACTGGGATGCCGGATTAGACTTTTGGCAAGATCCTGTTCAATGAATTTTGCGTCAGGGCCACATTTCTTCTTTTCTTTAACAAAATCCACTGCTTTTTGCGGCAGATAATTTTCTTTACGCAAGCTGCTATTAATTCTTGGCAATGTGTTCATCTTATTTACTTTCTTATAAGACAAAATCACATTGTGAAACGTGACAATAAACTAATCAATAATTAAAAAGGCATGAGTTTCTCCGGGTCAACTACTGAAAAAATATTTATGATTCTTCCTTTTTGATTTAATTCAAATATCTGGCAATTCATCAACTGTGAACCTTCGTAGAACAGTAATGCAGGTTGATGATTAATCGTGTCGATCTTTATATCAAACCCTTTTTGATAATACTCAAAAACATATGTTATAAGTTTCAACGTTTCTTCTATACCCGAAGTTAATTGTGCTACCACATTTATTTTTGTTCCACCGTCTGCAAGAACACGTACTTCCTCAGAAAGCATTTGTTCTAAGGTTTTAACGTCGCCCGTACGAATTGCAGTTATATATTTCTCCAGATAACCTGTCTCCTTTGCAGAGATTATAGCAAGTTTAGGTCTGTTTTGTTTTAGTTTCTTTTTGGCTCTTGTTAGTAGTTGTCTTGAATTCTCCACAGAAAGAGCCAGAACATTTGCAATTTCTTCATGATTATAATCAAATGTTTCTTTTAGTAGAAAAACAGCCCTTTCTTTAGTATTTAATACATCCAGCAAAACAAGCATCGAATAGCTGAGAATCTCTTCAATCTCAATTTTACTCTCTCCGTGATTGTTTATAATTGGTTCGGGAAGGGAAATTCTGTGGCTTCTTTCCCGGTCGCTTTTCTTTTTTAAGTTTATCGCCTGGTTAATAACCGATTTTATTAAATAGGCATTCTGATTCGAAATTGAAGTGGTTTCTATTTCATTAAATTTTATCAAAACATCCTGAATCACATCCTGGCTGTCAGCAATATTCCCCAAGATGTTATAAGCATAAGGAAATAAATTTTTCATTAGTATTTTCAAATCTTCCATTACAACATTTTTCAGATAGACAATCCTATAAGGAAAAACGTGACATGACTACTCAACCTTTTTTCTTTACAGCCTTTTATAATGATTTAGAGTATTTCTGAATCAATAGAACATTCGTTAGAACATGTTCAAATTATGTAATTGTAAAACATTAGCTCATCTTCAATGGTTCTAACTTACTTGACATAAATAGCTAATTTTCTGTTTTTTTCAAACGCAAAATGCGTGAGGTATTACTGAGCCCCTCATAACAAAAAATTGCCCCGTCCAGATTGGACTGTATCCCCAGGATTATTTTTATAACCTCACTAGCTTGCTGGCATCCTATTATTCCACATATCGTACTGATTATTCCTGAGACACTGCAATTGTTTTGTGATTCAAAAATTAGATCTGATTCGCTAAAAACATCATTTAAACCTATCCGGGATTTACCGTGCAAAACTGTTACATAACCTTCCCATCCCCTCACTGCCCCGTAGAGCAGGCTTTTACTTAAAATCTTGCAGGTTTTGTCCAGCAACAGTCGTGTATCTACATTATCGGTGCAGTCACAAATTAAATCATAATCTCCGATAATACCAGTAGCATTTTCTGATGTTAGTTCAACCTGGTGGCAAATAATTTTTATTTCAGGATTTTGGTTTCTAAGTCTGGCCGACAATACTTCAGTCTTACGCTTACCTATATCTTCAGGGGTGAAAGCAAACTGACGGTGAAGGTTTGTTTGCTGAATAATATCAAAATCGACCAATCCCAGCGTGCCTATTCCCATAGCGGCAAGATATGTCGCAACCGGGGTACCCAGACCACCTGTCCCCACGATAAGAATCTTTGCCTTACTCAGCCTGGCTTGCCCACCGACACCAAATTCACTCACCAGATTTTGCTGTAGATATCTCATCACTATCTGTTTATCTGCGATGTAATAGTGCTGTCTGTGATCTTGTCATCTGCTGCAAGTAAAAAGGCCTTCGATAATATTACTGAAAGGCCGCTATCACCTTCAAAATGCCATACTTACATTCGTATGAGTTGACTTGAAAACAATATAATTATATGTAAAAAATATAAATAAAAAATGGTAGTTGAACTCCAATTTTGGAAGCCGCTAATAAATCTTATCTATATTTTAAATGGTTTATGATTTCAGAAACTTCTACACGATTTCTGTAATCGCCACCTATAGATTTTGCAAAAGAAACGGTTAAGTCTTTTTCAATAACAAAAACTGCAGGAATTGGTAACTCTCTTGAGTCGTCAGAATAGTGGGAGTTAAAATCTAATCCGAGTTCATTCATTGTATTTAATGGTTCATCTGCATTTCTAAAAACGGTTGTAAATTTTCTTGCTACAATATTTCCATTGTCGCTTAACACCTCGAAATTAAGTTCATTTTTCTCTTTTATATTTAATGACTCATCAGGAGTTTGTGGAGAGATGGCAACTAATTCTGCTCCTAAATCGTGAATTTGGTCCAAGTATTTTTGGTAATAAGCTAACTGTAAATTGCAGTACGGACACCAAGAGCCTCGGTAGAATGTTAGCACAACCTTTCCTTTTTCAAGTAATTCTGATAGCGTTATCATATTACCCGTTGCATTAACAAGTGAAAAGTCCGGCGCTTTGTCACCTGCTTGTAGCTTTACAATGGACTTGTGGTTCTGTTGAAGGTTCTCGGCATCCTTATCAAATATTGAAAGTGTTTCTTTGGGAAGCATCGCCGCTAAATCATCACGCAAGTCTTGTAAGTTTTCTTTATAGGTTTTTTTTCCTGTATTCATTTTAATTTATTTAAGTTAAGGTAAAATTGATAAGGCAAAGTGCGGTGATTTGCCAGCTTTTAAAATGAAATAGATTAAGATTATCTTGAATCTATGACAATACCCAATGAATAAACTTGTAACCAAACTCTCCTTTTAAATTAATTTAAGTTTCTTAGCCAACTTAAAAACAATTTGACGAATAGACTGGCTCAAATCATTTATCTCATTACTATTGCGGTTACAAGCTTATACCTGGAGTTATTAAATATTTATCTCTTTTAAAGCGAATAAATTAGGTGTCCCGCTTAGAGCTGTGACCAGCCACCATCCATAACTATTTCTGCTCCTAAAACGAAAGAAGAATCATCGCTTGCCAAAAATAAATATCCCTTAGCCATCTCTTCTGCGGTGCCAACACGTTTTACAGGCACCCCGCTTGCCAATTCTTCGCGTAACCCCTTTATTTGCTCTGGAGACAGCCCCAGTCTTTCATGTATAGGTGTTTCTACGTGACCGGGAGACAATACATTTACCCTTATTTTACGACTTAAAAGGTCTGCTGAAAAGTTGCGGGCTAATGCTCGCACCGCTGCTTTACTCGCCGAATAAACAGATGCATTTTCAACCCCAACTTCAGCGGCAGCAGAACCGGTAATTACTATTGAAGCCCCATCATTTAAATACGGCAACGCTTTCTTTACAGTAAAAAATGTACCCTTAAAATTTATGTCGACAATTTCATCAAAAAGCTCCTCAGAAAAATCTCCGAGCGGTGCTCCTTTAAATATGCCCGCATTTACAACTAAGACATCAATCTTACCCATTTTAGTTTCAACTTGTTGGTATGCGTGGTCCAAAGAAGAAAGATTGAGCACATCAGCTTTAATAGCCAATGTATCGCTTCCTATTTTACTGGCAGAATCTTTCAGCGTATTCTCATCTCGGCCGGTAATTGCCACCTTTGCACCTTCACTTACAAAAAGCTCAGCGGTTGCTAAGCCAATACCACTATTACCGCCTGTAATTAGTGCTACTTTATTATTTAGTTTTCCCATTTATATAATTTTTAATTTTAAAAGAAGACAAAACTATCCCAAGATTATTCTACACACAAAAAGTTTGGTACATACAATTTGGTTCGTATTTTAGCCGAAATAATAAATAGTGATTATGAGAAAGTTAAATTCGACTAATTTTTTAAATGAGCAGGCCCTTGCAGAACATTGCGGAGTTACATATGCTATGACTCTTTTAACCGGACGATGGAAGATTAATATCCTATGGATGCTTAAAATAGGTGTAAATCGATACGGTTTAATGAAAAGGGAAATTGCCGGTATTTCAGAAAAAATGCTTACCCAGCGCCTGAAAGAACTTGAAGATGATGGCTTGATAGTAAAAAAAGACTATAAAACTGTACCTCCGAAGGTAGAATATAGTTTAAGTGAAGCGGGTGAAATATTATCACCTATTTTAGGCCAATTATCAGACTGGGGGGATAAAATAAGACCAATTTTGAAGGAAAACAACTAGTCCTGCACAAGTCATCTTTAATAGTTGTTGTTGCTATATCATGGTAGTAGCAGTCTTCTGAATCCTCTTTAGGAATCCCGTCAAAGGTAATCCCTAAATAAACATACTTCTCATTTTTCTTTGTGGATTTCTTCAAAAAGAAGATTAATCCAAGACTGCTTTCTAACATAATTCAACAAGTTAACCTTGTTTTTGTGGCAGTTTTTTATCCACTTTTTTCAAATTTTAAGCAATGTCCAAAAATAAAAAAAACCTGCAAATTATTGATTATGCAGGTTTTACGTCGTTTTTTGAAAAATTAGCTTTACTTTAAAAGCTAAAAATTCCATTTTAGCAGAGAGGAAGGGATTCGAACCCTCGATGCCCTTTTGGAGCATACACACTTTCCAGGCGTGCGCCTTCGACCACTCGGCCACCTCTCTAAATTATTGAGGCTGCAAAAATAGCACTAAATAGCAGATATCAAAAATTATTGCGACAATTCTCCGCAAAGGGAGGTTTCAAAAGCCGTTTTAAAATCGGCAGGAGTAACTTTCTTACCCAAAAGGTACATCAGTTTTGTAATAGCGGCTTCAGTAGTAATATCGGCTCCCGATATAACACCTATCTCCTTAAGCTGTGTACTGGTTTCATAATGCCCCATGTTAACACTACCTCCCGAACACTGTGTTACATTAACCACATGAAGGCCTTTGTCTATGGCTTCCTTAAGTATATTGATAAACCAGTCTTCCGTTGGCGCATTACCCGAACCATAGGTTTCCAATACTACACCTTTAAGTCCGGCGATATTAAGAATGGAAGAAAGTACCCTTTCGCTTATACCCGGGAACATTTTTATGATAACCACATTATCATCTAGCTCATAATGCACACTAAGATATTTACCGGAGTCTGCCCTAAGCAGCAGCTCTTTATTAAGCTTTAAATGCACCCCCGATTCTGCCAGTGCAGGATAGTTAGGCGACGTAAAGGCATTAAAATGCTCGGCACTTATTTTTGTGGTTCGGTTACCCCTGTAAAGCTTGTATTCAAAATACAGGCAAACTTCCCTTACCCCGGGATGGTTATTATGCCTTAAAGAAGCGATTTGGATAGCCGTAATAAGGTTTTCTTTGGCATCTGTACGCAAATCACCTATCGGTAGTTGCGAGCCCGTAAACACCACAGGTTTATTTAAACCTTCCAGCATAAAGCTTAACGCTGAAGCGGAGTAAGACATGGTATCTGACCCGTGAAGGATTACAAAGCCGTCAAAATCTTCATAATGCTCTTCTATCATCTTTGCCATTACAGCCCATTGGGCAGGATCCATGTTAGAAGAGTCTATAGGAGTATCAAAAGACACCGTTTCTATATTACAGTCAAGCTGCTTAAGCTCGGGTATTCTTTGTAATAGTTTCTTAAAGTTGAATGCCTTTAGTACACCGGTATCAAAATCCTTTACCATACCAATGGTACCCCCGGTATATATAAGCAGGATAGTAGGTTTAGATTGCATTTTGGTATTTCATTTTGTTAACCACCGGATTGGCATACATGGCCAGGAATCCGTCCCTTAAAACTTTGTTCTCGTTATCAATTCGCATTTCAAGGCGTCTTTCAAAAAGTAGCTTTTCCTTTTCGGTATAGTGCTTGGAAAAACGTGTGGTATCATGCAACAGGTCGTAAGCTATAAAGTTGGTAGGCCACAGCTTGTAGGTAGTAAGTATAGAATCGTCTATTACCTGCGCCAGTGCCTGTATCTGCTTGTTCTGATTATCAAATTCGGCAGCTATCTCATCCAACTCGTTTGTAAGTATATCGCCTACATGTATGTGTATCCTTTTTTTCTGCCCCATAATACCGCTTAACAGCGTCATGAAATCTTCATTTTTCTCTTTAATGTAAATTTCATCGTTAGCCTTAGCCATAAGCTGCGGCATTTTTAGTGCATCGGTAGGGTCATACTCATAAGAAATGGAAACCGGCACTATTTTAAGCTTTTTAAAATAAACCATCAGGTTTTCCTCGTCAGATGCCATAGCAAGCATTTTTAAAACCCCCTGCTGGGTGGCATCATCACCGTCTTTTGTACGTCCTTCACGCTGTGCTATCCAAACCGAACGGTTTTCACGCGTAAGCAGCTGGCAAATGTATTCAGACATCAGCTTAGAGCTTTGCAGCAGTTCCCTTGGCGACAGGCCACGCTGTACCAAAAAGTTACGGTTAAGCCTTGAAAGAACGTGTAAAAATGCTTTTTGTACCAGATTATCACCTATGGCAGAGGCAGTCATTACCAGTCCATGGTCATAAAGTGATACATTAATTAGTGAGGTATCTAAGATAATATCCCTGTGGTTTGAAATAAAAAGATACGGAGTATGCGGTTCCAGTTTTTCGAACCCCGAAGTGGTAAGGCCTTCTGAGCTTTTTTCCAGAACTTTTTGTACTGCCTGATAGATAAAGTTTATCTGAAAATCTCTTTTTGAGTGGGTCTTCAACAGTTGATCAACCCAAACAGACTCTTCTACATCAGGAAAGGTAAAGCTCATAAGCGCTTTCATCATTGGGTGATGTACTACGCTTTTAATGGCGTCATTCACCTCTGTATCATAAAAAGGCCTGATATGGTCAAATTTCGACATGTACTTCTCTAGGGTTAAAACAATTCACAAATGAACAAAAAATTTATCAATTTTAAGGGAATTCTTTGTTAAATCCCGAAAAGATTTACAGCATTTTGTGTTGTAATTTGGGCTATTTCCTCTACCGGAAGGTTATAAATCAATGCCAGTTTTTGAGCCACCAAAAGCGTATAGCTACTCTCATTCCTTTTCCCCCTGTGCGGTACAGGTGCCAGATAAGGCGAATCGGTTTCCAGTACTATATGTTCTAAAGGTATCTCGTTTAAGAACTGGTCTATCTTACCGTTCTTAAAGGTTGCCACACCACCAATACCAAGTTTCATGTTGTATGATATTGCTTTTTGTGCCTGCTCAAAATCACCCGTAAAGCAGTGGAATATCCCAAATAAGTCATCTCCCTTTTCACTTTCAAGCACTTCAAAAACCTCATCAAAAGCATCCCTGCAATGTATGTTAATAGGCAGGTTGTATTGTTTTGCCAACTGTATCTGATGCTTAAAGGCGTATTGCTGTTGTTTTAGGGTAGACTTGTCCCAGTATAAATCGATGCCTATCTCACCCACAGCGGCAAACTTACGTTTGGCAAGTTCGCGTTCTACATGTGCCAGCTCCTCTTCATAATTCTCCTTCACATAAGTGGGGTGAAGCCCCATCATCAGGAAAACATTCTCCGGATACTTAGCCTCCAGTTCATACATCGCCTGAGTATATGATGAATCTATTGACGGAACAAACAACCGTTTCACTCCGGCATCAAAAGCCCTTTGCATCATCTGGTCGCGGTCATCACTAAACTCTTCACTGTATAAATGGGTATGTGTATCTGTAAGTATCATCATTAATAGTTTGGGTTGCAAAATTACAAAGCCTTAGCGTTTTTACCTTAATAATATCATATTTTAAAGTATTTTTGGGATGCAATCAAAAAAACATGGAGAATATACACCTCACATTAAAAGAAAAAGGCTACAAACGCATAAAATTTAAAATATCTAAAACGCAGCACCTACTGGTAAAAGGAAAAATAAACGGTGTTGAAGGAAGTTTTATATTAGATACCGGCGCTTCTAACAGCTGCGTGGATTTTAAGGACATAGAACGTTTTGAACTTTTCGCCAAAGATTCCGACACAAAAGCAGCCGGTGCCGGCGGTACAGGGATGATTACCCAAACATCGGTAAAAAACACACTAAAGCTTGGCCGGTGGACCGATAAGAATTTCGGCCTGGTAATTTTTGACATGTCTCATGTAAACGAAGCCTTAAGACAATACAAAGCAAAGCCCGTACAGGGTATTTTAGGCGCCGATATTTTAATGAAAGGCAAAGCAATAATTGATTATTACAACCATTGTGTTTACTTAAAATCAAAATAATACAGCCTTAATAAACTTAAAATCATTACCTTACATGATATTAATTTATTGTTACAACCAATTACAAACTTCGTCGCATCTATAGAAATAACCGAGTATACAATCAAACCGATACTTTTTCATGAAAATTTTTTTACACACCTTACTACTATTACCTTTTACATTCTTTGCTCAGGTAGCTAATGATAACTGTAGCACTGCCACTGTGCTAACAGTAAACGGTTCTACAGAATGTACTGTAACACATGAAGGCACTTTTAATGGCTCAACCCTTCAAACAGGCATTGTAAACTGTACTGAAGAACCTACTACTGATGTATGGTACGAATTTACCGCTACTAACAAGTACCATTACATTAGTTTATTAACAGATTCATCATTTACATCATTAGGTATTGCCGTATATGAAGGCTGTTCTACAACAGAAACACCGCTAAACCCTATATATTGTATTGATAATAAACTGGCATTAAATTGCCCTGAACTGGAAATTGGCACAACATACAAAATCAGGGTATACAGTTTGAGTCCTGAAAGCTCAACCCTGGACTTTAGCATTTGTGTATCCACATATCCTAATGTTTTATCCGTTTCAGAATTAGAGTATACAATAGACGAAATAGTTTCTCAGGTACTTTTAACTTCTGAAACTGCTTCACTAATTGATAATATAACCTTTTCAACCGGCGAATCAGCAGGTGTTAACGGAATTGGGTATTTTAATAACGACGGCGGCAACTTCCCCTTTTCTCAGGGGCTTGTTTTATGTACAGGTAGTCTTAATGGTATCCCCGGACCAAATAGCAACCTTTTATCGGGAGGTAACTGGTTTGGAGATAATCAACTAACTAATTACATGAGTGAAACTGTACCATCTAGCGGATCTAATTATCATGATGCATCATTAGTTGAATTTGATTTTATTCCTCTTATAGACAGCATCAGTTTTGAATTTATTTTTGCATCAGAAGAATACGGAATTTATCAGTGTAGTTTCAGCGATGCTTTTGCTATATTCCTAACCGATATTACCGACGGAAATGAAGAAGCAGAATCTATAAATATAGCAACTCTCCCGGGCACAGATATTCCTGTAAGTTGTGTAACAATTAGAGATAATGCTTATAATTCAGGCTGTGCTTCTGCAAATCCTGAATATTTTGCAAGCTACAACCTGGATGGCGACAATATTTTACCGGGTGTTCCGGTAAACTTTAATGGTCTTACAGTACCTATAACAGCACAAGCAACCGTTATACCGGGCAATACTTATCATATAAAATTTGTTATAAGCGATCGTGCAGATCATATTTTAGATTCTGCCATTTTTATAAACGGTGAAGATTTTAACCTAGGCACAGTAGGAGATAACCTTACAATTATTCCTCCCACCGGCAACACTTTACAACTTTATGCTCAAAGTGAAACTTTAGCCGACTTAAATGTAACTGGAGTAGATATACAATGGTATGCAGATGACACAAGTACAACCGCATTACCTGAATCTACAGAGTTAGTTGACGGGCAAACTTATTATGCTTCACAAACAATTATAGAATTAGAGAGCACAGAAAGGCTTGCTGTTACTGTACATTTAGTTACTGCTGATAATCTTGCAAAATGTGACCAATACTCCGACGGATTTGAAACATTTAACCTAGAAACTAATAATGACATTGTATACAACAATCTGAATCCTTTAGACTATTATTCAGACTATTACCTTACTCATGGAGATGCCATTAATGAAACAAACCAAATAGAAAACCTGTATTACACCAATACAGAAACCTACACACAAACTCTATACGTAAGGTTAACCGAAAACAATGACCCTTCAAATTATGCTATTGCAACATTTGAATTGCATGTAATACCTACACCTGAAATTGTTACAACACAAGACATTATTGTATATAGTAGTTTAGCTGACCTTACAATAAACAATACTGAAATTTTAAATGAGCTAAACGCAGAAGAGTTTACCATCTCTTTTTATAATACAGAAACAAGTGCTTATGCTGCAAGCCCGTTAATACAAAATCCCGAAACTTATATAGCTTTTAATGGAGAGACTATCTGGATAAGAGTTGAACAAAACGAAACAGGATGTTTTTCCGTTACTTCACAAAATGTATATGTAACAGTTCCTCCTCCAACAGGTGATATGGATCAGTTCTTTTATGCAGGAGAAACGCTTTCAGATCTTGAAGTTACAGGTGAAAATATACAATGGTATGAAACCGAAACAGGTGACACACCACTACCAATGAACACTCCTCTTGAAGATGGTGTTACTTACTATGCCTCACAAACAATTGACGGAACAGAAAGCATTGAAAGATTTGCTGTAACAGCACACCAGATTTTAGGCATAGAAGACCTGGCTTTTAAAAACCTAACCTACTACCCTAACCCGGTAAGCAGCATACTTACATTAAGTAATATTAACGAGATTAGCAACATAGAGGCATATAATGTGTTGGGACAAAAAGTAATTGATAAGGATTTTAACACTACAGAAGTACAGCTTGACATGAGCCCCCTTGAAACAGGAATTTATCTTATAAAAGTTACTTCACAGGAACAACAAAAAATTATACGAATACAAAAACAATAATTTCTCATATATTAAAAAATCTCTGCGCTAAACGTAGGGGTTTTTATTGCCATTACAACCATCTGCATACACTACCGCATCTATACTAATAACAAGGTCTTTATAAATTATTGGTAAAGGTCACACCTCATGAAAAAACTAACAACTACTACTATACGTATACAAAAACAGTAATGTTTTTATATACACCAGCCCTGTAATGCAATACAGGGCTTTTTTTGTTTTACAACTATTCATTAGCTTTAAGCATCTTTATTAATAACCAATCAACCAAAAACATGAAAAAATTACTACTATTATTATTGGGCAGTATCGCTTACGCTCAGCCAAATATGGGCACTCCTAATGATTTATCGGCATGTGATGATGATTTAGACTCGTTCACAGCATTTAACCTTACCTTAAATAACGACCCGGTACTTAACGGATTGGACAGCAATGCCTATACAGTAAGCTACCATGAAACCGAAATGGATGCTGTTTATAATCTTAACGCCATAGTAAACCCGGTAAGCTATACCAACCTGGTATCTTCTGCACAAACTATCTATGTAAGATTAACCGAAAATGCAGACTCATCAAACTATGATGTGGCATATTTTACAATAAATGTGGCAAACGCACCTGTTTTTAGTATTAGCGACGGTATCATTTGTGTAGAATACAACACAGATGAAGTTATTGATGGATATACTTTAGATACATCACTTAACATGCAGGACTATACATTTGCATGGTTTAAAGATGGAGTTATTATTGATGACGCAAACATGAGTACGTATACTGCTACAACAGAGGGCCATTATGAGGTAATGGTTACAGATGCAGTTAACGGCTGCAGCACAACCGAGGGAGCCGATGTTACTATATCTGGACCAGCTGCTTTGTTGGTAGAAGGTACATTACTTTCAGATTCTCAAAACATAGTTATACCTGTAAATGGTTATGGCGAATATAATTACGGTATTGATGAAGAGCCTATGCAGGCAGAGAACTATTTTACCGATTTGGAATTAGGAACACATACAGGATATGTATATGACTTAAACGGGTGTGGAACCTTAACTTTTGAATTTGAGATCACCATACCTAATGCACCTACAGGAGAGCCTGAACAATACTTTACAGAAGGTCAAACACTTGCTGATATAGAAGTGGAAGGTGAAAATATTTTATGGTATGCAAACGATATTTTTACTACCGATGATGCCATGGATACAAATGATGAAGAGACACCTCTTCCTGCAAATACAGTGCTTGCTAATGAGGCCATTTATTATGCCACGCAAACCATAAACGACTCGGAAAGCTATTATCGTTTACCTGTAAAAGTGTATACTACACTATCAAACCAGGAGCAGGCATTTAAAAACCTGACTTACTACCCTAACCCGGTAAGTAATGTACTTACATTAAGCAATGCTAACGAAATTAGTAAGGTAGAAGCTTATAATCTGTTAGGCCAAAAGGTACTTGCTAAAGATTTTAGCACTACAGAAGCACAAGTTGACATAAGCTCTCTTGAAGCCGGAATTTACCTTGTAAAGGTTACATCTCAGGAAAAAATAACAACTACCATACGTATACAAAAACAGTAATACTTTTATATACACCAAGCCCTGCATTGTAATGCAGGGCTTTTTTTATTTTAATAAGATTAAACTTATTTATATTTTTACCCATCAAACAACCACACTCATGAAAAAAAAATTATTGTTATTGGCCTTATGGCCTATCTCATTATTTTCTCAGGCGCAATATGACACTTGTGAAAATGCATATTCTTTGAATATAAGCAACAGTATATTCTGCAATACAACTCCGTTAATATTCTTTGACGGAAACACGC
Proteins encoded:
- a CDS encoding choice-of-anchor L domain-containing protein, whose product is MKIFLHTLLLLPFTFFAQVANDNCSTATVLTVNGSTECTVTHEGTFNGSTLQTGIVNCTEEPTTDVWYEFTATNKYHYISLLTDSSFTSLGIAVYEGCSTTETPLNPIYCIDNKLALNCPELEIGTTYKIRVYSLSPESSTLDFSICVSTYPNVLSVSELEYTIDEIVSQVLLTSETASLIDNITFSTGESAGVNGIGYFNNDGGNFPFSQGLVLCTGSLNGIPGPNSNLLSGGNWFGDNQLTNYMSETVPSSGSNYHDASLVEFDFIPLIDSISFEFIFASEEYGIYQCSFSDAFAIFLTDITDGNEEAESINIATLPGTDIPVSCVTIRDNAYNSGCASANPEYFASYNLDGDNILPGVPVNFNGLTVPITAQATVIPGNTYHIKFVISDRADHILDSAIFINGEDFNLGTVGDNLTIIPPTGNTLQLYAQSETLADLNVTGVDIQWYADDTSTTALPESTELVDGQTYYASQTIIELESTERLAVTVHLVTADNLAKCDQYSDGFETFNLETNNDIVYNNLNPLDYYSDYYLTHGDAINETNQIENLYYTNTETYTQTLYVRLTENNDPSNYAIATFELHVIPTPEIVTTQDIIVYSSLADLTINNTEILNELNAEEFTISFYNTETSAYAASPLIQNPETYIAFNGETIWIRVEQNETGCFSVTSQNVYVTVPPPTGDMDQFFYAGETLSDLEVTGENIQWYETETGDTPLPMNTPLEDGVTYYASQTIDGTESIERFAVTAHQILGIEDLAFKNLTYYPNPVSSILTLSNINEISNIEAYNVLGQKVIDKDFNTTEVQLDMSPLETGIYLIKVTSQEQQKIIRIQKQ
- a CDS encoding T9SS type A sorting domain-containing protein encodes the protein MKKLLLLLLGSIAYAQPNMGTPNDLSACDDDLDSFTAFNLTLNNDPVLNGLDSNAYTVSYHETEMDAVYNLNAIVNPVSYTNLVSSAQTIYVRLTENADSSNYDVAYFTINVANAPVFSISDGIICVEYNTDEVIDGYTLDTSLNMQDYTFAWFKDGVIIDDANMSTYTATTEGHYEVMVTDAVNGCSTTEGADVTISGPAALLVEGTLLSDSQNIVIPVNGYGEYNYGIDEEPMQAENYFTDLELGTHTGYVYDLNGCGTLTFEFEITIPNAPTGEPEQYFTEGQTLADIEVEGENILWYANDIFTTDDAMDTNDEETPLPANTVLANEAIYYATQTINDSESYYRLPVKVYTTLSNQEQAFKNLTYYPNPVSNVLTLSNANEISKVEAYNLLGQKVLAKDFSTTEAQVDISSLEAGIYLVKVTSQEKITTTIRIQKQ